In Lotus japonicus ecotype B-129 chromosome 5, LjGifu_v1.2, one genomic interval encodes:
- the LOC130721049 gene encoding protein DETOXIFICATION 49 encodes MCLITSQFPCKCNSNPGLANPLIQKSSKQEDDPNMLKSAFREAISIAKIAFPMILTGLLLYCRSMISMLFLGHLGELALAGGSLAVGFANITGHSILSGLAAGMEPICGQAYGARKFTLLGLCLQRTILLLLCTSVPISLLWLYIKQILLLCGQDEAIATQAQSFLLYSIPDLLAQSLLHPLRIYLRSQSITLPLTLCATLAIFLHIPINYFLVFHLNLGIKGVALGSLWTNFNLVASLILYIIFSGTHKKTWGGFSTECFTKWKSLLNLAIPSCISVCLEWWWYEIMILLCGLLLNPRATVASMGILIQTTSLLYIFPSSLSFSVSTRVGNKLGAQNPKQAKLSAIVGLSCSFMLGFSALAFSVMVRNIWASMFTQDKEIIALTSMVLPLIGLCELGNCPQTTGCGVLRGTARPKIGANINLGCFYLVGMPVAIWLAFFSGFDFQGLWLGLLAAQGSCAVTMLVVLSQMDWDGEAQRAKELTGTGEASDVVDDSKEVDVEKAPKAEIKEDYLSLAGLDEDKQSWV; translated from the coding sequence ATGTGTTTGATAACTTCTCAATTCCCCTGCAAATGCAACTCAAATCCAGGATTGGCCAATCCATTGATCCAAAAATCATCCAAGCAAGAagatgatccaaacatgctcaaAAGTGCTTTCAGAGAAGCCATTTCCATAGCCAAAATTGCTTTCCCTATGATCCTCACAGGCCTATTGCTCTATTGCCGTTCCATGATCTCCATGCTCTTCCTCGGCCACCTCGGCGAGCTCGCCTTAGCTGGCGGCTCGCTGGCGGTTGGTTTCGCCAACATTACCGGCCACTCAATCCTCTCCGGCCTCGCGGCCGGAATGGAACCCATTTGTGGACAAGCCTATGGTGCCAGAAAATTCACTCTGTTAGGACTCTGTTTACAGAGAAccattcttcttctcctctgcaCCTCTGTTCCCATTTCTCTGCTTTGGCTTTACATCAAGCAAATCCTTCTCCTCTGTGGCCAGGATGAAGCCATAGCCACACAAGCTCAATCATTTCTTCTCTATTCCATTCCTGATCTCTTAGCACAATCGCTTTTGCACCCTCTACGAATTTACCTTCGAAGTCAATCCATTACTCTGCCTCTCACCCTTTGTGCTACTTTAGCTATTTTTCTTCACATACCAATCAATTACTTTCTTGTTTTCCACCTCAATCTGGGAATCAAAGGGGTAGCTTTGGGTTCTCTGTGGACGAATTTCAACCTTGTAGCTTCTCTGATTCTATATATAATCTTCTCTGGCACACACAAGAAAACATGGGGAGGTTTCTCTACTGAGTGTTTCACAAAGTGGAAATCGCTTCTCAATTTGGCCATTCCAAGCTGCATTTCAGTGTGCCTAGAATGGTGGTGGTATGAGATCATGATTTTGCTATGCGGGTTGCTGTTGAATCCAAGAGCAACCGTGGCTTCCATGGGAATTTTGATCCAAACCACTTCTCTGCTCTACATTTTCCCATCATCATTAAGCTTCAGTGTTTCAACCAGAGTTGGCAACAAACTAGGTGCTCAGAATCCAAAACAAGCGAAGCTTTCTGCCATTGTGGGCCTCTCTTGCAGCTTCATGCTAGGTTTCTCAGCTTTGGCTTTTTCTGTAATGGTGAGAAACATTTGGGCCAGCATGTTCACACAGGACAAAGAGATCATAGCCCTGACATCAATGGTTTTGCCATTAATAGGACTCTGTGAGCTTGGAAATTGCCCACAAACAACAGGGTGTGGGGTGCTAAGAGGAACAGCAAGGCCTAAAATTGGTGCAAACATCAACTTGGGTTGTTTCTACCTAGTGGGAATGCCTGTGGCAATTTGGCTAGCTTTCTTTTCTGGGTTTGATTTCCAAGGTTTGTGGCTTGGGTTACTGGCAGCTCAGGGTTCTTGTGCTGTGACCATGTTGGTGGTTCTGAGTCAAATGGATTGGGATGGTGAGGCTCAGAGAGCCAAGGAGCTAACAGGAACAGGGGAAGCAAGTGATGTTGTTGATGACAGCAAAGAAGTTGATGTGGAGAAGGCACCCAAAGCTGAAATCAAGGAAGATTATTTATCATTAGCTGGTTTAGATGAAGATAAGCAATCATGGGTTTAA